The following proteins are encoded in a genomic region of Gimesia algae:
- a CDS encoding sialidase family protein → MRRLPSVKLSACLMSALALCFVSQTESFGKGPEKTTPEQPGLVMQEFIYDQAPFPSCHASTIAETPEGLVCAFFGGTAEKNPDVEIWLSRNQGEGWSAPVSVADGVKDSSKRWPCWNPVLFQTKPGTLLLFYKVGPNPSEWWGMLKISHDNGKTWGKARRLPEGFVGPVKNKPFLLSDGTLLCPASTEHDGWQLQMEWTPDLGKTWHRTGPLNDGREIGAIQPSILQYGDKLQILCRSRQGKIVEAWSEDNGRSWSKVTPTSLPNPNSGTDAVTLKDGRALLVYNPTQKGRSPLHVAISEDGKHWKTGLVLEDQKGEYSYPAVIQTSDGKVHITYTWRRELVKHVVIDPDQLELKEID, encoded by the coding sequence ATGAGACGCTTACCATCTGTGAAACTGTCGGCTTGCCTGATGTCTGCTCTGGCTTTGTGTTTTGTCAGCCAGACTGAATCGTTTGGAAAAGGACCTGAGAAAACGACTCCCGAACAACCGGGGCTCGTCATGCAGGAATTTATCTACGATCAGGCTCCCTTTCCGTCGTGCCATGCTTCGACGATTGCTGAGACACCTGAAGGGCTGGTTTGTGCATTTTTTGGTGGAACGGCTGAGAAAAATCCGGATGTCGAAATCTGGTTGTCTCGCAATCAGGGGGAGGGCTGGTCGGCTCCTGTCAGTGTCGCAGATGGGGTTAAAGACTCATCCAAACGCTGGCCGTGCTGGAACCCGGTCCTGTTTCAAACTAAGCCCGGCACGCTACTGCTGTTTTATAAGGTCGGCCCTAATCCGAGTGAATGGTGGGGCATGCTCAAGATTTCTCACGACAATGGCAAGACCTGGGGCAAAGCGCGACGTCTGCCCGAGGGCTTTGTCGGCCCGGTCAAGAACAAGCCGTTCCTGCTGTCTGATGGCACCTTACTCTGCCCGGCCAGTACGGAGCACGATGGCTGGCAGTTGCAGATGGAATGGACGCCCGATCTGGGAAAGACCTGGCATCGTACGGGGCCGTTGAACGACGGACGTGAAATTGGTGCAATCCAGCCTTCGATACTTCAATATGGCGACAAACTGCAGATTCTCTGTCGCAGTCGTCAGGGTAAGATCGTAGAAGCCTGGTCGGAAGACAATGGACGATCCTGGAGCAAAGTCACGCCGACTTCGCTGCCTAATCCGAACAGCGGAACTGATGCGGTCACTCTCAAAGATGGCCGGGCGCTATTGGTTTATAATCCCACCCAAAAGGGACGTAGCCCACTGCATGTCGCGATTTCTGAGGATGGCAAACACTGGAAAACCGGACTGGTTCTGGAAGACCAGAAAGGGGAATACTCTTATCCGGCTGTAATCCAGACGTCCGACGGAAAAGTGCATATCACTTACACCTGGAGACGAGAGCTGGTTAAGCATGTGGTCATTGACCCCGACCAACTGGAACTCAAAGAGATTGATTGA
- a CDS encoding lysophospholipid acyltransferase family protein, translated as MAEVNQVSPPRSNRRNFLWILFQWILQGFFAIWLRYQSRGKENLPAKGGGLLISNHQSFLDPLLICLPLTRPVSFMARDSLFRIPILGPFMRYEFVIPINRRTTSSQSFRAAIENIENGNYVGIFPEGTRTTDGSVERFKPGFLALLKRTDIAIYPIGIAGADRALPRGAYFLRPRSVRVVFGEPISAELIREYCERGAQKALLELTHQRVISCQQQAESWLNPDLTS; from the coding sequence TTGGCTGAAGTAAATCAGGTTTCTCCTCCCCGCAGTAATCGCAGGAATTTTCTCTGGATTCTGTTTCAATGGATCCTGCAGGGATTCTTTGCGATCTGGCTGCGCTATCAGTCACGGGGCAAGGAGAATTTACCAGCTAAGGGAGGCGGCCTGCTGATCAGTAATCATCAGAGTTTTCTCGACCCGCTGTTGATTTGTCTGCCTCTGACTCGGCCGGTCAGTTTTATGGCCCGGGATTCACTGTTTCGGATTCCGATTCTGGGCCCGTTCATGCGATATGAATTCGTGATACCGATTAATCGTCGGACTACCAGTTCTCAAAGTTTTCGTGCTGCCATTGAGAATATCGAAAACGGGAACTACGTAGGCATTTTCCCCGAAGGAACACGAACGACCGATGGTTCGGTCGAACGATTTAAACCGGGATTTCTGGCTCTATTAAAGCGGACTGACATTGCAATTTACCCCATTGGAATTGCCGGGGCTGATCGTGCGTTACCACGGGGGGCGTACTTTCTGCGTCCCCGTTCGGTACGGGTTGTTTTTGGCGAACCGATTTCCGCAGAACTGATTCGGGAATACTGTGAACGCGGTGCCCAGAAAGCGCTGCTGGAGTTGACCCACCAGCGGGTGATCTCATGTCAGCAGCAGGCAGAATCCTGGCTGAATCCTGATCTTACCAGCTGA
- the glmM gene encoding phosphoglucosamine mutase, with amino-acid sequence MSERILSISGLRGVVGNGLTPDYLTRFAAAVGTIANQGTVVLSRDGRGSGEMVRHAVIGGLLATGCRVIDAGIATTPTCGVLVTHLKAAGGIQITASHNPIPWNGLKPFSSEGSVYNQEQGEKLLSVLNNEDFNYVSWDQLGAVETLEDAAGPHVARVLELIDRDQIKQRKFKVVLDCNHGSGAVSTPRFLESLGCEVIVLGGTADGNFSHTPEPLKENLTGLSEAVVKEGADAGFAQDPDADRLAIVDETGRYIGEELTLALAADYVLARTPGPVVVNGSTSRVTADIAAKYNCPFFRSYVGEAHVCAKMKQESAILGGEGNGGVIDPKVGYVRDSYVSMAYVLAGLASSGQTLSRWADSLPQYRIVKNKITCPREKVQDACKALESHFDSASASQGDGLRLDWDDRWVQVRASNTEPIIRVIAEAPENETAESLCESAMQIVADAVK; translated from the coding sequence ATGTCAGAACGGATTCTCAGTATTTCCGGTTTACGCGGTGTGGTTGGCAACGGTTTGACTCCCGATTATTTAACCAGGTTCGCCGCCGCCGTCGGTACGATTGCGAACCAGGGAACGGTCGTTCTCTCGCGTGATGGCCGCGGCAGTGGTGAGATGGTACGTCATGCCGTGATAGGCGGATTACTGGCAACCGGCTGCCGGGTGATTGATGCAGGGATCGCCACAACTCCGACCTGCGGCGTGCTGGTGACTCATTTGAAAGCAGCCGGGGGAATTCAAATCACCGCCAGCCACAATCCGATTCCATGGAATGGTTTGAAACCGTTTTCGTCCGAAGGTTCCGTATATAATCAGGAGCAGGGCGAAAAGCTGCTGTCTGTATTGAATAATGAAGATTTTAACTATGTCAGCTGGGATCAGTTAGGAGCTGTTGAAACACTGGAAGATGCCGCCGGACCGCATGTGGCCCGTGTCTTAGAGTTGATCGACCGGGACCAGATCAAACAACGAAAGTTCAAGGTCGTACTGGACTGCAACCATGGATCGGGAGCCGTTTCGACTCCCCGATTTCTCGAGTCGCTGGGCTGCGAAGTTATCGTACTCGGGGGTACTGCAGATGGAAATTTTTCTCACACGCCCGAACCGTTAAAAGAAAATCTAACGGGCTTGAGTGAGGCTGTTGTGAAAGAGGGCGCCGATGCTGGCTTCGCGCAAGACCCTGATGCGGATCGCCTGGCAATCGTTGATGAAACAGGCCGCTATATCGGTGAAGAACTCACCCTGGCTCTAGCCGCTGATTATGTACTCGCCCGGACTCCCGGTCCTGTGGTCGTGAATGGATCGACCAGTCGCGTGACCGCTGACATCGCTGCGAAATACAACTGTCCCTTCTTTCGTTCCTATGTAGGGGAAGCCCATGTCTGTGCCAAAATGAAGCAGGAATCGGCGATTCTTGGTGGAGAAGGGAACGGAGGAGTGATCGATCCCAAAGTAGGTTATGTGCGTGACAGCTATGTGAGCATGGCCTATGTACTGGCGGGACTGGCGTCATCGGGACAGACTTTGAGCCGTTGGGCAGACTCGCTACCGCAATATCGTATTGTAAAAAACAAAATCACCTGCCCGCGCGAAAAAGTGCAAGACGCCTGCAAAGCGCTTGAGTCTCATTTTGACAGCGCGAGCGCATCCCAAGGCGATGGTCTGCGACTGGACTGGGATGATCGCTGGGTACAGGTTCGAGCCAGTAATACCGAACCGATCATTCGCGTGATTGCGGAAGCCCCGGAGAATGAAACAGCCGAGTCACTCTGTGAATCAGCAATGCAGATCGTTGCGGACGCGGTCAAATAG
- a CDS encoding sugar phosphate isomerase/epimerase family protein, which produces MKYGLNMLLWTSDVNESHFGLLEQIKGWGYDGVELPVFEADEKKFAQVGKKLSELGLESTAVTVCTPEENPISGDAKIREAGLERLKRMIDMCAAAGSTHLCGPIHSALGEFSGAGRTADEWKYGKDTLAKAADYAQEHKVMLVCEYLNRFECYFLNTAEDCSQFTREVNHPYLKMMYDSFHANIEEKSITSAVKVCADQMVHVHISENDRSTPGEGGVNWDETFSALKEVNYDGWLTIEAFGLALPDLAAATRIWRKMFPSEEHLATKGLEFMKTRWEG; this is translated from the coding sequence ATGAAGTACGGCTTGAACATGCTGCTCTGGACCTCGGACGTCAACGAATCCCATTTTGGACTCCTGGAACAGATTAAAGGCTGGGGATACGATGGTGTTGAACTTCCCGTGTTTGAAGCAGATGAAAAGAAGTTTGCTCAGGTGGGAAAGAAATTGTCCGAACTGGGCCTGGAAAGTACGGCGGTTACCGTTTGTACTCCGGAAGAAAACCCGATCTCCGGTGATGCGAAAATCCGAGAAGCCGGCCTGGAACGACTGAAACGCATGATTGATATGTGCGCCGCCGCAGGTTCCACCCATCTGTGTGGTCCGATCCATTCAGCGCTGGGGGAATTTTCCGGCGCGGGTCGTACTGCCGATGAATGGAAGTATGGAAAAGACACGCTGGCCAAAGCAGCCGACTATGCTCAGGAACACAAAGTCATGCTGGTCTGCGAATACCTGAATCGCTTTGAATGCTACTTCCTGAATACTGCGGAAGACTGCTCACAGTTCACGCGCGAAGTGAATCATCCCTATCTCAAAATGATGTACGATTCCTTTCATGCAAACATTGAAGAAAAAAGTATTACCTCTGCCGTCAAAGTCTGTGCTGACCAGATGGTACACGTGCATATTTCTGAAAATGATCGCTCCACTCCTGGCGAAGGAGGCGTGAACTGGGATGAGACCTTTTCTGCTCTGAAAGAAGTGAACTACGATGGCTGGTTGACAATTGAAGCCTTCGGTCTGGCTCTGCCCGATCTTGCCGCTGCCACGCGCATCTGGCGTAAAATGTTCCCTTCCGAAGAACATCTGGCAACCAAAGGTCTGGAATTCATGAAAACACGCTGGGAAGGTTAA
- a CDS encoding NAD(+)/NADH kinase codes for MSESPLNLMFLLRDQSTHIQTAWEQIHQYIQAQTSVYVSSVSVIEDFIPDDSAADLVVVLGGDGAILRACRQMRLKQLPMIGVNLGRLGFLADLTPEGFCKNFSLLLDRKYRIVEHLMFECKHFHSDGTVNTYLGLNEVVISSAGAMAMIDVELAIDNEMVTTYSGDGLIISTPVGSTAHSLSAGGPILKQDLQAFVITPICPHTPSNRPLVDNANALYSLTAGNVPDGAMLVIDGQIKVPYSSGDRLELTRAPVTFKLARIPGFNYYSRLNRKLGWGGQPKYGAE; via the coding sequence ATGTCTGAATCGCCTTTAAACCTGATGTTTCTGCTGCGGGATCAAAGTACGCACATTCAGACGGCCTGGGAACAAATTCACCAATATATTCAGGCACAAACTTCTGTTTACGTTTCATCCGTTTCTGTGATTGAGGATTTTATTCCCGATGATTCCGCAGCCGACCTGGTTGTGGTTCTGGGAGGAGACGGTGCCATACTCCGGGCGTGCCGCCAGATGCGTCTCAAACAGCTACCAATGATTGGTGTCAATCTGGGGCGACTGGGGTTCCTGGCTGACCTGACTCCGGAGGGATTCTGCAAAAATTTCTCTCTACTGCTGGATCGAAAATACCGCATCGTCGAACATCTGATGTTTGAATGCAAGCATTTTCACTCTGATGGAACGGTGAATACTTACCTGGGATTGAACGAAGTGGTAATCAGTTCCGCAGGAGCAATGGCTATGATTGATGTCGAGCTGGCCATCGATAATGAGATGGTGACTACCTATAGTGGCGATGGGTTGATTATCAGCACACCTGTTGGCTCGACTGCCCACAGCCTGTCTGCAGGCGGTCCCATCTTAAAACAGGACTTGCAGGCGTTTGTTATCACACCGATCTGTCCGCATACTCCCTCTAACCGTCCGCTGGTCGATAACGCCAATGCCCTGTATTCACTGACTGCAGGGAACGTTCCCGATGGGGCCATGCTGGTGATTGATGGACAGATTAAAGTGCCTTACTCCTCCGGTGATCGCCTGGAGCTGACACGCGCTCCCGTCACATTCAAACTCGCACGAATTCCCGGATTCAACTACTACTCTCGGCTCAATCGTAAACTCGGCTGGGGGGGACAGCCCAAATACGGGGCTGAATAG
- a CDS encoding DUF6263 family protein, giving the protein MRSFVFCVLSLFVCLFLAPVSVSHAEEDATTYSLRFKFTPGEFAHYLVDSQNQFTVQLNQDKEVTVNSTQTQKHYRVVAVDETGNATLETMIDRVQMSVQFNDDVPKTFDSIQPQKKDLDQFAPIRKNIGHPSRIVYSPVGEVISVLELHTTSKGSTFKEVSKKVPAKLTDEKSRNLGFLIPLPEQSVKIGESWNEDFDVEVSVSPALRKKVPIRRIFTLDSVEDQLAVISFKTKIMERLNDPKFSIQLIQKTPSGTIKLDLEKGLIISQNVSLDKAQVGVFNGKGAMRAISTLSETLVDPAELAQKTAETAAE; this is encoded by the coding sequence ATGCGGTCCTTTGTGTTCTGTGTGTTGTCACTTTTTGTCTGCCTTTTTCTGGCACCTGTTTCTGTCTCACACGCGGAAGAAGACGCAACGACCTACTCCCTGCGTTTTAAATTCACTCCCGGTGAATTTGCCCATTATCTGGTTGACTCTCAAAATCAGTTTACGGTCCAGTTAAATCAGGATAAAGAGGTTACTGTTAATTCCACGCAAACCCAAAAACACTATCGTGTGGTTGCGGTCGACGAAACAGGCAACGCAACTCTTGAAACCATGATTGATCGCGTGCAGATGAGTGTGCAGTTTAACGATGATGTGCCTAAGACGTTTGACAGCATCCAGCCACAAAAAAAAGATCTGGATCAGTTTGCCCCTATCCGTAAGAACATCGGTCACCCTTCACGCATCGTTTACTCTCCAGTCGGTGAAGTCATCTCGGTTTTAGAGTTGCACACAACATCGAAAGGTTCCACCTTCAAAGAAGTCTCCAAAAAAGTACCTGCCAAGCTGACGGATGAGAAATCTCGTAACCTGGGTTTCTTAATTCCACTGCCGGAACAATCTGTGAAAATCGGTGAAAGCTGGAATGAAGACTTTGATGTCGAAGTCTCCGTCAGCCCCGCATTACGTAAAAAAGTCCCCATTCGTCGTATTTTCACGCTGGATTCTGTGGAAGATCAACTGGCGGTCATCTCCTTCAAAACCAAGATTATGGAACGGCTGAATGACCCCAAATTTAGCATTCAGCTGATTCAAAAGACTCCATCTGGAACAATCAAGCTAGATCTGGAGAAAGGTCTGATCATCTCACAAAATGTCTCACTGGATAAAGCCCAGGTTGGTGTATTCAATGGGAAGGGCGCCATGCGGGCGATTTCCACTCTCAGCGAAACACTGGTTGATCCAGCAGAACTGGCTCAGAAAACTGCAGAGACTGCCGCAGAGTGA
- a CDS encoding DNA integrity scanning protein DisA nucleotide-binding domain protein: MKRVELSPQLTSLLKAAKRLASDCEIEVVFLLADIPYDFLEISKSLSKLRLVVSSDKPDVQRAAQEDGIALVPLIHEPQTRQVQISQAILEAIADEILASGDRIIALYAGFEREHADSLSIVSLADHLAKLTSRDLQRLETKVPLQTLRAVVDLAVEIGREGREGKPVGALFVVGNHRKVIAASHEQVHDPFKGYSQKERMVNNPRVKESMKELAQIDGAFIISSDGVVQSAGRILNASAEGLTLSKGLGARHWAAAAISKETGAIAIAVSESTGTVRIFQDGYVVLRIEPMSSAMKWFDFDTEPPQSE, encoded by the coding sequence ATGAAACGGGTAGAGCTTTCTCCACAATTGACCAGCTTATTAAAAGCGGCCAAGCGCCTGGCCAGTGATTGTGAGATTGAGGTCGTCTTCCTGTTAGCAGACATTCCTTATGACTTCCTTGAAATCAGTAAATCTTTGAGCAAACTGCGACTGGTCGTTTCCTCTGACAAGCCGGATGTCCAACGCGCCGCTCAGGAAGATGGAATCGCTTTGGTTCCCTTGATTCACGAACCCCAGACACGACAGGTTCAGATTAGCCAGGCCATCTTAGAAGCGATCGCTGATGAAATTCTGGCTTCAGGTGATCGAATCATTGCACTTTATGCAGGTTTCGAACGGGAACACGCAGATTCACTCAGCATTGTTAGCCTTGCTGACCACCTGGCAAAACTGACTTCGCGAGATTTACAACGCCTGGAAACCAAGGTCCCGCTACAGACATTAAGGGCAGTTGTCGATCTGGCTGTTGAGATTGGCCGAGAAGGCCGTGAAGGAAAACCCGTTGGTGCATTATTTGTTGTTGGCAACCACCGGAAGGTTATCGCGGCGTCACATGAACAGGTTCACGATCCGTTCAAAGGCTATTCGCAAAAAGAGCGCATGGTCAACAATCCGCGCGTTAAAGAGAGCATGAAAGAACTGGCCCAGATTGACGGAGCCTTCATCATCAGTTCCGATGGAGTCGTGCAATCTGCAGGACGGATTTTAAACGCCTCAGCCGAAGGGTTAACCCTTTCCAAAGGCCTGGGAGCCCGGCACTGGGCGGCAGCCGCAATCTCAAAAGAAACCGGTGCCATCGCCATTGCCGTTTCAGAGTCGACCGGCACTGTACGAATATTTCAGGATGGCTATGTGGTTCTGCGAATCGAGCCTATGAGTAGTGCGATGAAATGGTTCGATTTTGATACTGAACCTCCCCAGTCAGAATAA
- a CDS encoding DUF11 domain-containing protein has protein sequence MSNVAIKLVAVAGVVGLGVLMFLQAQKGIQSGSLEQQMSQLNPLDSEQTSDPTELSPDDSDSVALDQVPAELSELAARDALPLKAEKSKKDDSPFAPNSNSPLSKIKLTAATDEPAIGDHESAAASEFEPAEKAELLSSAKGLDFREPPEMKTPDPSENPFTIPAETPVVTQKEVVTPSTPVLPEFDAGPQFGPVTTADAATIKENPVTHIPPREAFTEVSNLANPFGESADKKPVTFPEPDRENLEPETEEIPFSPGSLPPKMELSENSPEPVESIETPTPAIELNPFGDAPKNEPKPVPVPTLEPETPALTPTIEPEFNPFQSETATAPAKPAMEPTFNSTATPEPEPVKLPETQPVPFTVQPAGKIESKPVPVQEESDVVIIKKRQPESNLQEPPLFPIEGKGETAHASQPQPIEISPAEEPKPLSLIEGNQALTREPTIAAIHLKTQSPKMTIQKMAPPEAVLGQPFIYHVLVKNSGTTSAQSVIVEDRIPKGAKLTGTIPRAEQIEDRIIWRLGEMGPGAEKKISIRVIPEHAGQIGSVATVNFVTEVASETKITSPRLVIKSDQPEAVKPGEIAVVNYTITNNGTGDAKNVFVRSIIPPQFTHPGGDDLEYSVGIIPAGETKQIQLQLKAVKPGAGKNISSVVGDGNLKAETEVPLKVIGNGEQFLLTRKGPKNRYLGSKGEYENSITNNTEKTIENISIFESIPPGMKFLSASANGKFDQIRKVVQWDLKELPAGSTQALKVELEPTEVGKMISTLQVVTDNNTQFSANLQSETVVIGQPLLKVETSELKGPLEVGEKMAMQVQLINQGSASATNVEFRIKIPQELVFVAAKGPGRYQQAGSYIIFEPAQELAAKQTLNFELTLVARNKGDARVLVQVQSKQMEKPLNQEEAIPILDKLQ, from the coding sequence ATGTCGAATGTAGCAATCAAGCTGGTCGCTGTCGCCGGAGTCGTAGGTCTTGGCGTATTAATGTTTCTTCAGGCGCAAAAAGGAATTCAGTCCGGCAGCCTGGAACAACAAATGAGTCAATTGAACCCTCTCGACTCAGAGCAGACTTCAGATCCAACAGAACTGTCTCCTGATGACTCTGATTCAGTTGCCTTAGATCAGGTACCCGCTGAGCTTTCAGAATTGGCAGCACGTGATGCACTCCCACTTAAAGCAGAGAAATCAAAAAAAGATGATTCTCCCTTTGCCCCTAATTCGAATTCGCCACTCTCTAAAATAAAACTCACCGCAGCGACCGATGAACCTGCTATCGGCGATCATGAATCAGCGGCGGCCAGTGAATTTGAACCCGCCGAAAAAGCAGAACTCCTTTCGTCGGCGAAAGGGTTGGATTTTCGCGAGCCACCGGAAATGAAAACTCCTGATCCGTCAGAGAATCCTTTCACCATCCCTGCAGAAACACCAGTTGTTACTCAGAAAGAAGTTGTCACTCCATCAACACCGGTTCTCCCGGAATTTGATGCTGGTCCCCAATTTGGACCTGTCACAACAGCAGATGCTGCTACTATCAAAGAAAACCCGGTTACTCACATCCCCCCGCGAGAAGCATTTACTGAAGTTTCAAATTTGGCAAATCCGTTTGGCGAATCGGCTGATAAAAAACCAGTAACATTCCCAGAACCTGACAGAGAAAACCTGGAACCTGAAACGGAAGAAATTCCCTTCTCACCAGGCAGTTTACCGCCAAAAATGGAGTTATCTGAAAACAGTCCCGAGCCTGTGGAATCTATTGAAACACCGACACCTGCGATTGAGCTCAATCCCTTTGGAGATGCCCCAAAGAATGAGCCGAAACCGGTTCCTGTACCAACTCTCGAACCAGAAACTCCGGCGCTCACTCCAACCATTGAACCTGAGTTCAATCCATTTCAATCCGAAACAGCAACCGCTCCTGCAAAACCGGCGATGGAACCGACGTTTAATTCGACTGCCACTCCCGAACCGGAGCCAGTGAAATTACCTGAAACGCAGCCTGTACCATTCACAGTGCAACCAGCTGGGAAAATCGAATCAAAGCCTGTCCCGGTCCAAGAAGAATCTGATGTCGTCATCATCAAAAAACGCCAGCCGGAATCAAATCTGCAAGAGCCACCTTTATTTCCGATTGAGGGTAAGGGGGAAACCGCTCACGCTTCACAGCCGCAACCAATTGAGATATCACCGGCTGAAGAGCCCAAACCACTGAGTCTCATCGAAGGCAACCAGGCGCTTACCCGGGAACCGACAATTGCCGCAATCCACCTGAAAACTCAGTCCCCAAAAATGACCATTCAGAAGATGGCACCCCCGGAAGCGGTGCTTGGCCAGCCATTCATTTATCATGTTCTTGTGAAGAACAGTGGAACGACGTCTGCCCAGTCCGTGATTGTGGAAGACCGGATCCCCAAAGGTGCAAAGTTAACCGGAACCATTCCCCGTGCTGAGCAAATAGAGGACCGAATCATCTGGCGACTGGGAGAGATGGGACCGGGAGCAGAAAAGAAAATTTCGATCCGCGTCATCCCGGAACACGCTGGGCAGATCGGCAGTGTAGCCACTGTCAATTTTGTGACGGAAGTCGCATCGGAAACAAAAATCACTTCTCCCAGACTGGTTATTAAATCGGATCAACCGGAAGCTGTAAAACCAGGGGAAATTGCTGTCGTCAACTATACGATTACCAATAACGGAACAGGCGATGCCAAAAATGTATTCGTCCGCAGCATCATTCCTCCCCAGTTTACACATCCTGGAGGAGATGACCTCGAATACAGCGTTGGTATCATTCCTGCTGGGGAAACCAAACAGATCCAACTGCAGCTCAAAGCTGTGAAACCAGGTGCAGGCAAAAATATTTCCAGCGTGGTCGGTGATGGAAATCTGAAAGCAGAAACCGAAGTCCCCCTGAAAGTCATTGGGAATGGAGAGCAGTTTTTATTGACTCGCAAAGGTCCGAAAAATAGATATCTGGGCAGCAAAGGTGAGTATGAGAACTCAATTACCAATAACACTGAAAAAACGATCGAAAATATCTCGATTTTCGAATCCATTCCGCCGGGCATGAAGTTTCTTTCCGCATCAGCAAACGGCAAATTTGATCAGATTCGAAAGGTAGTCCAATGGGATCTCAAAGAATTGCCAGCCGGTAGTACTCAGGCATTGAAAGTAGAACTCGAACCAACCGAAGTCGGCAAGATGATCAGTACTCTCCAGGTAGTAACAGATAATAACACTCAGTTTTCTGCCAATCTCCAATCGGAAACCGTCGTGATTGGGCAGCCATTGCTCAAAGTGGAAACAAGTGAGTTAAAAGGGCCGCTGGAAGTCGGCGAGAAGATGGCAATGCAGGTGCAGCTCATTAATCAGGGAAGCGCCTCAGCCACAAATGTCGAATTCCGGATCAAAATTCCTCAGGAACTGGTTTTCGTAGCCGCAAAAGGTCCCGGACGTTATCAGCAGGCTGGTTCTTATATCATCTTCGAACCGGCTCAGGAACTGGCAGCGAAACAGACTCTGAATTTCGAACTCACACTGGTAGCCCGTAATAAGGGAGACGCCCGGGTTTTAGTCCAGGTACAGTCCAAACAGATGGAAAAGCCTCTCAATCAGGAAGAAGCGATTCCCATATTGGATAAACTGCAATAA
- a CDS encoding HNH endonuclease — protein sequence MVSSTLERPTLILNRNWQPVGVTTVARAVVKIWNETARIVDPSDYQTYSWADWAQLKPEDDELAIQSSHSRFRVPEVITLLKYDRVPRNVVTFSRRNVFKRDHFTCQYCGCQPGSEELTIDHVTPRAQGGETSWSNCVLACVECNSRKAARTPGQAGMKLQKEPVRPKWKPFYAMQNMRIDSWSRFISETYWNVELET from the coding sequence ATGGTGTCATCAACGCTGGAGCGGCCAACGCTGATACTCAACCGAAACTGGCAGCCCGTCGGTGTAACGACGGTTGCCCGGGCTGTGGTCAAAATCTGGAATGAGACGGCACGGATTGTTGATCCGTCTGACTACCAGACCTATTCCTGGGCCGATTGGGCACAGCTCAAACCAGAGGATGACGAACTGGCGATCCAGAGCAGTCATTCCCGATTCCGGGTTCCGGAAGTGATCACACTATTGAAGTACGACCGAGTGCCCCGCAACGTGGTGACATTCAGTCGACGAAATGTTTTTAAACGTGACCATTTCACCTGCCAGTATTGTGGTTGTCAGCCCGGTAGTGAAGAGTTGACGATCGACCACGTCACTCCCCGTGCCCAGGGGGGGGAGACTTCCTGGAGTAACTGTGTGCTGGCTTGCGTGGAATGCAATTCACGTAAAGCAGCCCGAACGCCAGGACAGGCAGGGATGAAACTGCAGAAGGAACCGGTTCGTCCGAAATGGAAACCATTCTATGCAATGCAGAACATGCGGATCGACAGCTGGTCTCGATTTATCAGCGAGACCTACTGGAATGTAGAACTGGAAACTTAA